The following DNA comes from Methanobacterium alcaliphilum.
TTACCCGGGAATATGGTTTTAGGGTCCTGATGAATGGAGAGGTATAAAACTTCTGGATCTTCATAGAATATATCTGCAGTCCCATTGCCATAATGCACATCGAAATCAATAATTAAAAACTTTTTAATATTATAATTGGCCCTTAAGTTCTCTATTGCGATGGCTACATTATTAAATAAACAAAAACCCATAGCAGTTTTTTTATTTGCGTGGTGCCCCGGAGGCCTTGCCAGGGAGTAAGCCCATTTTTCACCACCCATTACTAACTGGGAAGCTTTGATACTTCCACCAGCGGCCATAAGGGCAACAGAATAACTTAAAGGGGTGGCATATGTGTCGTAATCTATATATCCTCCACCTCTTTTACAGAAATTTTTAATAAAATTAATATGTTCTAAACTATGTACTTTTGAAAGATCATCAAGAGTGGCATAGTTGGGCTCTAGAACACTAATGTAATCCCTCACATTTTCATCATCAAGTTTTTTAATAATTGAATCAGTCCTACTTTTATTTTCTATATGCAGGGAATTTTGATGATTATCATAATATGGGGAGTACACCAGTACCATAATCGACACCATGTGAAATTAAAGGTTTTACAGATGCATCTTAATTTTTTGTAAAAATAAGAGATATTTTTGGAATTATATAGAAGATTATTTATCCTTTTTATAATATATAATGTGACATTGAAAAAGGGAAGGTGTAATATCATGGAAGTTGGAGATCCTATAAAAACGACAGTGGAAGAACTACGTAAACTCCTTGAAATCCAAAATTTTGTAGGGGATGCTATAGAAACTGAGGATAAACTTTTAATTCCTGTCATGAAGATGGGAATGGGTTTTGGTGCAGGTACTGGTGAAGGCAAAGGTCCAGATAGTGAAGGTGAAGGTGGATTGGCTGCTGCAGGGGCTGCTGCAGGGGTTGAACCTGTTGCGATGGTGGTTGTAACCAAAGGCGTCACTGGGCCTGAAGGTATTCGGGTGCTTAACCTAACATCTGGAAGCCCACTTAGTAAGGCTATTGGGGAAGTTGGAACAGTTATTACAGATGTAATAAAGGAAACAGCTCCTATGGTTAAAGAACGCCAGGGCAAAAGGAAAACTAAAAAACAAAAAAAGGAAGAAGAGAAAGAATAACTCTGCAAAAAATAGGTGGATTCGTTGATTATAATCACCACCGTTTTAATTATTTTTTTCTTAATCTGTATCCTAATACTGTTAGTACCATTTCACATATCTTTAAAACTTCAAATAGTTGGAGGGGCAACAAATGGTATTTTTGAGTTGTACTGGTTTAAAATAAGGATATTAAGTAAAGTATTTCCCGAAAAAAAGGCCAAAAAGGATAAGAAGAAAGAAATTAAGGATGAAAAAAAGGATGGGAATGGAAAAAGAAAGTGGGAATGGAAAGATATTAAAAAAATAATCAATTTGGGATTTAAAGCATTTAAACCTCTGATACGATTTGTTCGTGATATATTACATTCAATTCATCTTGAAAAATTTAAAATTCATATTATTTTAGGTTTAAATAGTCCTGTGGATACTGCAACCACTTTAGGATATTTCTGGGCTGCTGCTTCTTTAGTGAATATGATCCCCAAAATCAACATATCTGCTGAACCATCTTTTAACCAGGAGCGGGTAGATGGTAACTTACTTTTAAAATTAAATATACGTCTCATAAATCCTTTAATCGCTGTTTTAAGACTTTTAACAAATAGATCAATTCTCAAACTTCTCTGGGAACTCAGGAGATTTAGAAAATGATGGAGGAATACTTAATAAATTGTTTAAACTCATGGGATCATAAAGAGGAATTAGTTTGGGGTAAAAAGATTATTTTGGGTGAAAGAGAGATAGAACCTCTTAATATAATTTCAATTTTATATGATAAATCCGGGGATGTTGCTTTCACTTCTATAAAACCACTGGCCTGGTTCATAACCGAAAAAGAAGATGAATATATCTTGTTACTTGATGAGGAGGAATATGATAAATATTTTGAATAAGTTTTTCATTTTAAATGTAATTTTTTGCGCTGGGATTCCAGAAGAAGAGGTTCCTCACCGCAAAATTGAGATGCACTAATTAAGTTATTGTTTTCATTCAGTTCATTAATTAACTTCAAACCCCTTTTAGTGCGAAGCAAATGATGATCTAAAATAATTTTAGGAATATTATCACTTAAATGTTTTAAATGTTCCTTTGATTTTTCATAATCTTCTTTAGAAAGAGCATATCTCAATAGATATAATGGAGGCCCACTTAAAATTAAAATATCGGGATCTTCCCTTAAAACATATTTTAAAGCCTTATCTGAAATAGGGCCTTGAATATCAGAAGCATGCATTAATTTTTCATTTTTATAAAGAATAGAAACCGCGACCACATAACCCAATGGACTGTTTTCTTTGCCGTGGGCCAGGGCTGGCGAAAATTTTAGCTGTGTATCTCCAATCTGAAAATCTTTTCCATCTGAAAATTCAATTTCGCAGGGTATCTTCTGAAGATCACTCAATAATTTTCTTGCTCGCTTCTCTTGATTTTTATTGATATGATTATTTGGATCTTTTAAAAAAATCTTTTTTCCATTATAAATTCCAAGGGCGGAGTCGTGTGAAGATTCTAAAAACCTGTTTTCTTCAAAAGGCGTGAAATGGTCATGGTGATAATGGCTGATAGTAATTATATCTGCTAAACCGCCATATTTTGCTATTTGGTATCTGCTTTGTTTTAATGTTATGATCTCTTCTGTAGATGGGGGTAATTTGAATCTTTTTGGTGCTATAGATGTTCCAGGGTCAATTAAGATTTTCTGATCTGTTTCCACATAAGTACACATGGATCTAACACCAAAACTCTCAAATGCCAGTGGAACCAGTTTCATTAACCCACCATTAACATAAAATTAAAGCATTTTCGAGGAACCCATATCCTCTTTGACTATATTAAGGACGGTTTGGGTGTAGGTACGTTGAACATTAGGTTCCTTAAGCAATTCTTTAATGAATTGATCCAGTTCTGTGGTGTCTTTAAATTTGGCAATTAGTATGGCATCAAATTCCCCAGTCACATCATAAACACCTAAAACATTGGCATGATATGCTGTTTGAGTTTCCCAATTTTTTAAGACTCCTCCTTTAACTCTAACTCCAATAATGGCAGTTAATTTGTATCCTAACTGGGAATGGTTTATAACAGGAACAAATTTTTTTATAACACCTGTTTTCATTAATTTATCAACTCGATTATGAACTGTACCTACTGAAATGTCTAAATCTCGGGATATTTTCCGATAA
Coding sequences within:
- a CDS encoding Lrp/AsnC family transcriptional regulator, which codes for MEVNADQDLVKIDEVDKKIISLLNEDGRMSYRKISRDLDISVGTVHNRVDKLMKTGVIKKFVPVINHSQLGYKLTAIIGVRVKGGVLKNWETQTAYHANVLGVYDVTGEFDAILIAKFKDTTELDQFIKELLKEPNVQRTYTQTVLNIVKEDMGSSKML
- a CDS encoding histone deacetylase family protein, which produces MVLVYSPYYDNHQNSLHIENKSRTDSIIKKLDDENVRDYISVLEPNYATLDDLSKVHSLEHINFIKNFCKRGGGYIDYDTYATPLSYSVALMAAGGSIKASQLVMGGEKWAYSLARPPGHHANKKTAMGFCLFNNVAIAIENLRANYNIKKFLIIDFDVHYGNGTADIFYEDPEVLYLSIHQDPKTIFPGKGFISEQGHGSGEGYNLNLPMPPLSNNSDYIWILKELIGPLIKEFRPEMVFAEAGFDAHKKDLLSRILIDEDFYAWIGEYLMELHGSLVILLEGGYDLDALANSNLRFIKSMTPEWNLQYPYKTRSEIEHEYLAHANLSNSVKEILREVLDNFSPFFKF
- a CDS encoding GerW family sporulation protein — its product is MEVGDPIKTTVEELRKLLEIQNFVGDAIETEDKLLIPVMKMGMGFGAGTGEGKGPDSEGEGGLAAAGAAAGVEPVAMVVVTKGVTGPEGIRVLNLTSGSPLSKAIGEVGTVITDVIKETAPMVKERQGKRKTKKQKKEEEKE
- a CDS encoding MBL fold metallo-hydrolase, whose product is MKLVPLAFESFGVRSMCTYVETDQKILIDPGTSIAPKRFKLPPSTEEIITLKQSRYQIAKYGGLADIITISHYHHDHFTPFEENRFLESSHDSALGIYNGKKIFLKDPNNHINKNQEKRARKLLSDLQKIPCEIEFSDGKDFQIGDTQLKFSPALAHGKENSPLGYVVAVSILYKNEKLMHASDIQGPISDKALKYVLREDPDILILSGPPLYLLRYALSKEDYEKSKEHLKHLSDNIPKIILDHHLLRTKRGLKLINELNENNNLISASQFCGEEPLLLESQRKKLHLK
- a CDS encoding DUF2953 domain-containing protein — encoded protein: MIIITTVLIIFFLICILILLVPFHISLKLQIVGGATNGIFELYWFKIRILSKVFPEKKAKKDKKKEIKDEKKDGNGKRKWEWKDIKKIINLGFKAFKPLIRFVRDILHSIHLEKFKIHIILGLNSPVDTATTLGYFWAAASLVNMIPKINISAEPSFNQERVDGNLLLKLNIRLINPLIAVLRLLTNRSILKLLWELRRFRK